Within Crassostrea angulata isolate pt1a10 chromosome 2, ASM2561291v2, whole genome shotgun sequence, the genomic segment GAAAATTAATAGGATCTGTCCTTTCACCATGACAAATAAGTGTACGAAGTTTTATGAATATCCGTGcaagtgttttcttttaaacgtGCTTCCCAGCTGAACACACTGTATACACAAGcacacgcacagcagcgatgTTACAAGTTGCGCGATGAGATAAAAAACACCCAGTTAAATCTTACACAGGGGATTTTGGGGGCATACACAGGGGGGTACAGTGGCTTACAGGGCATGACAGGGGGTGACAGTGGCACACATGGGATGTGTACTAGGGCTGACAGGGGATTACATGGTGTACACGGGCTAACATTGGGTGCACAGGAGATGACAGGGAAaacacagggggtgacaggggaagacattttcatacggacaggtttttttttagagccagtagtagattgtatatcaattttttaagcgagtaacagtttattagcattttttatccaaaaatttaaaaaaaaatatttacaatttttgttttgattttcatatggttttttttttaccaaaactaTTACTAAGTTTATATGGGCATCTTTGAAATGTATTTATAGATAACTGATAATTGTATTATGCATAATTAATACCAAATACTTAGCCTGTTCAAAGCTTAAACGGTGTTTCTtgtttctattaaaaaataaaaaaatgatataaaataactTTAACCGAACTGAACTGAATAACTATAGGTGtcatttttgtataatcatttctcaaaaatgatTCTTCATCAATTCCTTAAATAGTGCAAAGGTGTGTCAAGCCACATTAACCCTTCTacaattaattcaaaaatttatgGCTCAAGAGATAAACTAAATACACTGGTACGATATGAATAAAGCTTTCTACCTAACTTGTGAAAGTCATGGCTTGGTGAGGGGTTCAGCCGCTAGTCCTGGACTAATACGACcttatagtgaaaatgtattaaatcttagaatatCTTGTTCTCTTTATCCACAACAGGGAttgataaagtacatgtatagtcatGCGCGAATTtagagtgggggggggggggtccggactcccctgtaaaatttaaatttctttcaattaaataaaaataataaaaatatgcctcggacaccCCCTGGCAAACTGAAATAACCGTCGGAATCCCCCGCCTCCTGGAacaattttctggatccgcgcatgatggttaaaatattcataaaacctTCTACCTAAATGGTGAAATCCATGACCACTGGCTCAGGGGTTCAGTGTGCATGTGGCCAATATGACCACAAAGTGAAATTACTgcatttttcaacaattttctttGCAATTTCACAGTCGTGCGAGATAAACTGTATTGTTATTTGTTCATATTAGAGTATTTGTTTACTGTTTTTAAATTGCACATGTATGATTAACTACTGACGAAGGtataacagttttttttttatcaaacggTCACAATGTTTGGTAGCTGAGGCGAGAATAAAACTATTTTATCTTCTTCCGATTCTTGCTCTTCGAATGCCCAAATATAGACCAATTGACAGGACGATTTAAGGGATGTGTTAATCAGGAGGCCGCCAGGGCATGTAGGCCTCTTATGTTattctttacaacttttttcAGACATGATCATATTCTATCTTGATTCATACAAACTCGTTACTCATGCGTTGCTACCAAAGCAACTGTTTGTCGTAACTATCAGAATAATCAAGAGTAAACTCATTCTGCCCTACAttgctttcttttttattaatttttcggTAACCTTGCATTTCACcttaaacataaaaaagtatattattTTTAGAGAATTGGAACAGGCAAATTTCTAAATGGAAAGATGAcgacaaaatgtttttaaaaacgcATAACTTTACAGCAATGCTAAAAAAAGTTAGAGACCAGCCGTACGTGACATTCGTTGGAGCTCCGGGTTCAGGTAAAACGGCAACAGCTCGTCACATCGCCCTAATACTGCAACAGGAGGGGTACCAATGCTTACCAATAACCGAATCAAGCAAAATTGAGGAATATTGTGATCCAGAAAATCCACAAGTGTTTGTAATAGATGATGTGGTAGGCTTCTTGGGGTTTGATTGGAGTTCTTTTTCTACTTTGagaaaatataaagaaacactTATCAATCCGTCAATGCCAAAAACAAAAGTTCTTATGACGTGTCGAGAAGTCgtgtatagaaataaacaagCATCAAACTCTTTTTTAACTAAAGAGGAAAATGTAGTTTTACTACAAAGTACGGAAAATGCCTTAAATGAAAACGATAAACGTGAATTACTGTCACGGTATCAGTTAGGAAAAGATATCATATGCAAAGTTGAGCTGGGATCAACATCACCTATGCTTCCATTGTTATGCAAGCTCTTTTCAAAAAAGGACAAGTCTAAAGGATACCGTCCATCATTTTTTACATCACCCGTCCCTTGTATTTTAGAAGCTTTAGATGAAATGAAAGCAACAAACGATGTCCATTATGCGTCATTGGTTTTGTTGATGGCCTGGCAAAGCCCACTCTCGATAGATTCGTTAGAAGATTCAAAAAGTTctgaaaaagaagattttgaggAGAAAAAAAGAGAATTTCTAAAGGCATGTAAAGTTAGCAGTTTGACAGAGAACTTTATATTCGTTGATGCTTTGTCAGAAATGGAAGGAACATACACCGTAAAGAATGacaaacaaatcaattttattcacGATTCCATGTTTGAAATTATAGCATATCATTTCGGTCGAGATTTTCCAGAGGTGATATTGAAGAACTTGAATAATGATTATATTGCAAATTATATCCAGATAGACTCGAGCAACAGTAGAAAAAGGAAAAGAGATAGCGAAGAAGAAACAGATCAAACCGTTAAAGAAAACGATTCAGTTACGgaacaaaaatatgttaatgATTTGTGTATAAAGTTGAAGGAGTCGCAATGCCCAATGCTTGCTGAACATTGGCATAGAGCCGCATTTGTGGGGGATTTGTTTGCAGCTTTTGGAAATGTATCGATGAAACACCCATATGTATTTCAGCCTTTCATAAGGATGATTGAAGACCATCCGTATGCCATGCttgatttaatatttcttgCGAGCttggaaaatgataattttgtgtATATCACAGTATTTGGTTCCCTTTTAAAGAATTTGAAACCGAATCATGCACATGCTTTGTTAACTGGGTCCATGAGGATCAATAAAGGTGTTCTTTTCGGCGTTAAGGGGATCAGCTTTGTTATTTACTATGGACATCACCAAATTCTTCAGTGCATAATAGATCGAGTtatcagagagaaaaaaaacctcgatgatctatttgaaaatgaatatacaGAAGGATTTGAAATGGATGATAATGATGAAGATTGTGAAGATCCAGACAGTAACACAAATGTAACAGACAGAGATTGTGATACCGATAGCAATTTAGAAACTACCTTTTACTTGAAACAAGTTTCAATGGAACAAATCCGGCTGGTTTGTCTTGGATGTCATAGCGGTGATCTAACCACTGTGCAGATATTGCTAAGACATGTTGATATAAATGCACTAAACATTACAGACAATacatataaagaaaacaatccATTGGCTATAGCAATAAAGCTTGGTCATTTGAAAATCGCAATGGAATTACTAAAAATTAAGGCTGATGTTGATTCGAACATTTTCGAATATTCACCACTTATTGGTGCTTGCAAATATGGACACATTAGTATAGTTGAGGAGTTGATAAAGAATGAAACTgatgttaatttaaaatgtaagaGTCTGAACGGAGGTTGCATAACACCACTTATAATGGCATGTCAAAGAGGACAACTTCGTGTAGTTGAAGAGCTAAT encodes:
- the LOC128170609 gene encoding uncharacterized protein LOC128170609; translated protein: MSLSKYVSTREKTNFARLAMIVFGPCTDVLRDVLMKEIQPTDLRNKLKLFISNHPKNMIPPINQQQVQLVYTCDYSTFDITLLCTLLRNVSRIQSHSTRRGNKPRRGYSSVSANIERLREIRNKYCAHSANGSLSDFDFNEIYNEIHQIVQKLEDYLGTSTIHQNKVSNLRYCVLDPAIEQAVDKLQETVFVLEKTTVPLHLIENWNRQISKWKDDDKMFLKTHNFTAMLKKVRDQPYVTFVGAPGSGKTATARHIALILQQEGYQCLPITESSKIEEYCDPENPQVFVIDDVVGFLGFDWSSFSTLRKYKETLINPSMPKTKVLMTCREVVYRNKQASNSFLTKEENVVLLQSTENALNENDKRELLSRYQLGKDIICKVELGSTSPMLPLLCKLFSKKDKSKGYRPSFFTSPVPCILEALDEMKATNDVHYASLVLLMAWQSPLSIDSLEDSKSSEKEDFEEKKREFLKACKVSSLTENFIFVDALSEMEGTYTVKNDKQINFIHDSMFEIIAYHFGRDFPEVILKNLNNDYIANYIQIDSSNSRKRKRDSEEETDQTVKENDSVTEQKYVNDLCIKLKESQCPMLAEHWHRAAFVGDLFAAFGNVSMKHPYVFQPFIRMIEDHPYAMLDLIFLASLENDNFVYITVFGSLLKNLKPNHAHALLTGSMRINKGVLFGVKGISFVIYYGHHQILQCIIDRVIREKKNLDDLFENEYTEGFEMDDNDEDCEDPDSNTNVTDRDCDTDSNLETTFYLKQVSMEQIRLVCLGCHSGDLTTVQILLRHVDINALNITDNTYKENNPLAIAIKLGHLKIAMELLKIKADVDSNIFEYSPLIGACKYGHISIVEELIKNETDVNLKCKSLNGGCITPLIMACQRGQLRVVEELIKSGADVNLAGKETPLTAACLNGHLDIVEILLAAKADINLGNEEKKTPLEIARERGHLDVINRLTIVH